From a single Phragmites australis chromosome 7, lpPhrAust1.1, whole genome shotgun sequence genomic region:
- the LOC133924205 gene encoding abscisic stress-ripening protein 3-like translates to MGSLYQPRSLLSLDKFAEKPLILLRRAMAEEKHHHHLFHRHKEEEEENSGEVDYEKKEKHHKHMEQLGELGAIATGAYALHEKHKAKKDPENAHGHRIKEEVAAVAAVGSAGFAFHKHHEKKDAKKHGQN, encoded by the exons ATGGGGTCTCTATATCAGCCAAGAAGTCTCCTCTCCCTCGATAAATTTGCAGAGAAACCTTTGATCTTGCTTCGACGAGCCATGGCCGAGGagaagcaccaccaccacctgttCCACCGccacaaggaggaggaggaggagaactcCGGGGAGGTCGACTacgagaagaaggagaagcaccacaagcaCATGGAGCAGCTCGGGGAGCTCGGCGCCATTGCCACCGGGGCATATGCTCTG CATGAGAAGCACAAGGCCAAGAAGGACCCCGAGAACGCGCACGGCCACCGGatcaaggaggaggtggccgccgtcgccgccgtggGCTCCGCCGGGTTCGCCTTCCACAAGCACCACGAGAAGAAGGACGCCAAGAAGCATGGCCAGAACTGA